The following are encoded together in the Phragmites australis chromosome 19, lpPhrAust1.1, whole genome shotgun sequence genome:
- the LOC133900603 gene encoding cyclic nucleotide-gated ion channel 18-like produces the protein MATFINRHILPPFRRPPLPFFHPVAAAHASTLPAGRRPWTPRRILDPGDDVVLRWYRLFLVTCLVGLFIDPLYFYLLHTDPDTCVSMDMGIGVLVTAVRTVADLFYLAHMILKFRIAFVAPSSRIFGRGELVRDPDQIAIRYLKNDFIIDLAAMLPIPQVIIWFIIPAVSTSSANHTNNTLSLIVLIQYIPRVFLIISLNSKIVKASGVVTRTAWAGAAYNLLLYTLASHVLGALWYLLSIERQYTCWMEVCTEENGTAGEIPRCFMSYLDCKSKGSPIRQAWHNHSGIERQCMLPDSVYEYGLFADALALDRAGVAFIEKYLYCLWWGFRNLSSYGQNLQNSTYKGETVFCILICIMGLVFFSHLIGNMQTYLQSMTVRLEEWRVKRRDIEEWMRHRQLPPELQERVRRFFQYKWLATRGVDEESILQSLPLDLRREIQRHLCLALVRRVPFFSQMDEQLLDAICERLVSSLSTKDAYIVREGDPVSDMLFIIRGELESSTTDGGRTNFFSSITLRPGDFCGEELLTWALMPNPSLNFPQSTRTVRSLTEVEAFALRAEDLKYVANQFKRLHSKRLQHAFRYYSHQWRSWGACFVQGAWRRYKKRKLAKELMKQEGIYYQDAGTGGDDDGYGPGPGRGADIAPLLGEYKAGAGDHGAGAADGGGAHLGATFLASKFAKNTKRGAAQHQKIITQQRIDDVPTMNFPKLAKPDEPDFSLHTDDVL, from the exons ATGGCGACCTTCATCAACCGCCACATCCTCCCGCCCTTCCGCCGCCCGCCGCTCCCCTTCTTCCACCCGGTCGCCGCGGCGCACGCGTCCACGCTGCCCGCGGGCCGACGCCCGTGGACGCCCCGCCGAATCCTCGACCCGGGCGACGACGTCGTCCTCCGCTGGtaccgcctcttcctcgtcaCCTGCCTCGTCGGCCTCTTCATCGACCCCCTCTACTTCTACCTCCTCCACACCGACCCCGACACCTGCGTCTCCATGGACATGGGGATCGGCGTCCTCGTCACCGCCGTCCGCACCGTCGCCGACCTCTTCTACCTCGCGCACATGATCCTCAAGTTCCGCATCGCGTTCGTCGCGCCCAGCTCACGCATCTTCGGACGCGGCGAGCTCGTCCGGGACCCCGACCAGATCGCCATCCGATACCTCAAGAACGACTTCATCATCGACCTCGCCGCCATGCTACCGATCCCGCAG GTGATTATCTGGTTTATTATACCAGCTGTGAGTACATCCTCAGCCAATCACACGAACAACACGCTCTCATTGATCGTATTAATCCAGTACATACCAAGAGTGTTTCTTATCATATCCTTAAACTCCAAGATTGTAAAGGCAAGTGGAGTAGTCACAAGGACTGCTTGGGCAGGGGCTGCGTACAACCTGCTTCTTTACACATTGGCAAGTCAT GTTCTTGGCGCTCTGTGGTATCTGCTGTCCATTGAGCGGCAGTACACCTGTTGGATGGAAGTGTGCACGGAGGAGAATGGCACCGCAGGTGAAATCCCCAGATGTTTTATGAGCTATTTGGACTGCAAAAGCAAGGGTAGTCCCATACGTCAGGCTTGGCATAACCATAGTGGCATCGAGAGACAGTGCATGCTTCCCGATTCCGTATATGAGTATGGATTATTTGCTGATGCACTGGCTCTGGATCGTGCTGGGGTGGCCTTTATCGAGAAGTACCTGTACTGCCTCTGGTGGGGTTTTCGGAACTTGAG TTCCTATGGACAGAACTTGCAGAACAGCACCTACAAGGGGGAGACCGTCTTCTGCATTCTGATATGCATTATGGGACTTGTCTTCTTTTCACATCTCATTGGAAACATGCAG ACGTACTTGCAGTCGATGACAGTGAGGCTGGAGGAGTGGCGGGTGAAGCGCCGGGACATCGAGGAGTGGATGCGGCACCGTCAGCTGCCTCCCGAGCTCCAGGAGCGCGTGCGGAGGTTCTTCCAGTACAAGTGGCTCGCCACCCGTGGCGTCGACGAGGAGTCCATCCTCCAGTCGCTGCCGCTCGACCTCCGCCGCGAGATCCAGCGCCACCTCTGCCTCGCCCTCGTCCGGCGCGTGCCGTTCTTCTCCCAGATGGACGAGCAGCTGCTGGACGCCATCTGCGAGCGCCTGGTGTCGTCGCTGAGCACCAAGGACGCGTACATCGTGCGGGAGGGCGACCCGGTGAGCGATATGCTCTTCATCATCCGTGGCGAGCTGGAGAGCTCGACGACGGACGGCGGGCGGACCAACTTCTTCAGCTCCATCACGCTGCGCCCGGGGGACTTTTGCGGCGAGGAGCTCCTGACGTGGGCGCTCATGCCCAACCCGAGCCTCAACTTCCCGCAGTCCACGCGCACGGTGCGGTCGCTCACCGAGGTGGAGGCCTTCGCGCTGCGCGCCGAGGACCTCAAGTACGTGGCCAACCAGTTCAAGCGCCTGCACAGCAAGCGCCTGCAGCACGCGTTCCGGTACTACTCGCACCAGTGGCGCAGCTGGGGCGCGTGCTTCGTCCAGGGCGCGTGGCGGCGGTACAAGAAGCGGAAGCTCGCCAAGGAGCTCATGAAGCAGGAGGGCATCTACTACCAGGATGCCGGaaccggcggcgacgacgacggctaCGGGCCCGGCCCTGGCAGAGGTGCAGACATCGCGCCGTTGCTCGGCGAGTACAAGGCCGGCGCCGGGGACCACGGCGCCGGAgcggccgacggcggcggcgcgcaccTCGGGGCGACGTTCCTGGCGTCCAAGTTCGCGAAGAACACCAagcgcggcgcggcgcagcACCAGAAGATCATCACGCAGCAGAGGATCGACGACGTGCCCACCATGAACTTCCCCAAGCTCGCCAAGCCCGACGAGCCGGACTTCTCCTTGCACACCGACGACGTGCTGTGA
- the LOC133900477 gene encoding uncharacterized protein LOC133900477 → MGAVRGAAPAWRSACLVLCLLPVVLPLVLLWLPLLCVAVAVVRFRRRRRRLMMATRRGRCSFGGGEGSTLEAVGAEHRAALLHKYLEDQMELVGADAQAEAGDAGTPPWIGGRAPNKARGSNSMGARNRRTNWAQETELAELGDQD, encoded by the coding sequence ATGGGGGCCGTCCGCGGCGCAGCGCCGGCGTGGCGGTCGGCTTGCCTGGTGCTGTGCCTGCTGCCGGTCGTCCTGCCGCTGGTGCTCCTCTGGCTGCCGTTGCTctgcgtcgccgtcgccgtcgtccggttccgccgccgccgccggaggctGATGATGGCGACGAGGAGGGGTAGGTGCTCCTTCGGCGGCGGTGAGGGGTCGACGCTCGAGGCGGTGGGCGCGGAGCACCGGGCGGCGCTGCTGCACAAGTACCTGGAGGACCAGATGGAGCTGGTGGGGGCGGACGCCCAGGCCGAGGCAGGGGACGCCGGCACGCCGCCATGGATCGGCGGCCGAGCTCCCAACAAAGCCAGAGGCAGCAATAGCATGGGGGCAAGAAACAGAAGAACTAATTGGGCGCAAGAGACAGAGCTAGCTGAGCTTGGAGATCAAGATTGA
- the LOC133900113 gene encoding DExH-box ATP-dependent RNA helicase DExH10, with the protein MGEEADDTGKRKAPDSTEASKRRNISRSCIHEVAVPNGYESAKDDAVHGTLANPAFHGEMPKKYPFQLDPFQSVSIACLERNESVLVSAHTSAGKTAIAEYAIAMSFRDKQRVIYTSPLKALSNQKYRELSQEFSDVGLMTGDVTLQPNATCLVMTTEILRAMLYRGSEVIKEVAWVIFDEIHYMKDRERGVVWEESIIFLPPAIKMVFLSATMSNATEFAEWICNLHKQPCHVVYTDFRPTPLQHYVFPIGGSGLYLVVDEDGQFREDNFVKLQDTFTKASNQLDGRKGGGAKASGRIAKGGSASGNSDIYRIVKMIMERKFQPVIIFSFSRRECEHHAMSMSKLDFNTEEEKDCIEQVFNNAINCLKEEDKGLPAIELMLPLLKRGIAVHHSGLLPIIKELVELLFQEGLVKALFATETFAMGLNMPAKTVVFTSVKKWDGDTNRYIGSGEYIQMSGRAGRRGKDERGICVIMIDEKMEMSVIKEMVLGKPAPLVSTFRLSYYTILNLMSRVEGQFTAEHVIRNSFHQFQYEKALPEIVQKITRLENEATLLDSSGETDLAEYHKLGLDISELEKKIMSEMIRPERALLYLVPGRLVKVRDGSTDWGWGVVVNVVKKPPASGTLHPALSASRSNNYIVDTLLHCSSSSSENGSRSKPCPPRPGEKGEMHVVPVPLPLVSGISSVRINIPPDLRPPEARQNILFAVQELGKRYPQGLPKLHPIKDMGIQEPELVDLVHKLEDLEQKQCSHPLHKSGQSEQELSWYHRKAELNHEIQQLKSKMRDSQLQKFRDELKNRSRVLKMLGHIDADGVLQLKGRAACLIDTGDELLITELMFNGTFNDLDHHQVASLASCFVPCEKSSEQIRLRSELSKPMMQLQEAARKIAEVQRECKLEVNVEEYVESTCRPYLMDVIYCWSKGATFGEVIEMTDIFEGSIIRLARRLDEFLKQLKAAAGTVGEANLEKKFGDASESLNRGIMFANSLYLQ; encoded by the exons ATGGGGGAAGAGGCGGATGACACCGGCAAGCGCAAGGCGCCGGATTCGACGGAGGCCTCCAAGCGGCGGAACATCTCCCGGTCGTGCATCCACGAGGTCGCCGTCCCGAACGGCTACGAGTCGGCCAAGGACGACGCCGTGCACGGGACGCTCGCGAACCCGGCGTTCCACGGGGAGATGCCCAAGAAGTACCCGTTCCAGCTCGACCCCTTCCAGAGCGTCTCCATCGCGTGCCTGGAGCGGAACGAGTCCGTACTGGTGTCGGCGCACACCTCCGCGGGGAAGACGGCCATCGCCGAATATGCCATCGCCATGTCGTTCAGGGACAAGCAGAGGGTCATATACACCTCCCCGCTCAAGGCACTGAGCAACCAGAAGTACAGGGAGCTCAGCCAGGAGTTCTCTGATGTCGGGTTGATGACCGGCGACGTCACGCTCCAGCCAAACGCCACATGCCTGGTCATGACGACAGAGATCCTCAGGGCGATGCTCTACAGGGGTTCCGAGGTGATCAAGGAGGTTGCCTGGGTTATATTCGACGAGATACATTACATGAAGGATCGTGAGAGAGGAGTCGTGTGGGAGGAGAGTATAATTTTCCTGCCCCCTGCCATCAAGATGGTATTTCTTTCCGCTACCATGTCGAATGCGACTGAGTTTGCTGAGTGGATATGCAATCTGCACAAGCAGCCTTGCCATGTTGTGTATACGGACTTCAGGCCGACACCACTGCAGCACTATGTGTTTCCAATAGGCGGCTCTGGTCTCTACCTTGTAGTGGATGAAGATGGTCAGTTCAGAGAGGATAACTTTGTGAAGCTGCAGGACACATTTACTAAGGCAAGTAATCAACTAGATGGAAGGAAGGGTGGTGGAGCTAAAGCCAGTGGCCGAATTGCGAAAGGTGGAAGTGCTTCTGGGAATTCTGACATATACAGAATTGTCAAG ATGATTATGGAGCGCAAGTTTCAACCAGTTATAATTTTCAGCTTTAGTAGAAGAGAATGTGAGCACCATGCCATGTCTATGTCAAAACTTGACTTCAACACTGAAGAGGAAAAGGATTGCATCGAGCAGGTTTTCAATAATGCTATTAATTGTTTAAAAGAGGAAGATAAAGGTTTACCTGCTATAGAGTTGATGTTGCCTCTTCTTAAACGAGGTATTGCAGTACACCATTCTGGACTACTTCCAATAATTAAGGAACTGGTGGAATTGCTCTTTCAAGAAGGTCTTGTGAAAGCTCTGTTTGCTACTGAGACA TTTGCCATGGGTCTTAATATGCCTGCAAAAACGGTTGTTTTCACATCTGTCAAAAAATGGGATGGTGATACTAACCGCTATATTGGTTCTGGAGAATATATACAG ATGAGTGGAAGAGCTGGCCGACGCGGCAAGGATGAACGTGGCATTTGTGTTATAATGATAGATGAGAAG ATGGAAATGAGTGTTATCAAGGAAATGGTGTTAGGCAAACCGGCACCTCTCGTCAGTACTTTCCGGCTGAGCTATTACACTATTCTGAATTTAATGAGCCGTGTGGAGGGACAATTTACCGCTGAGCATGTGATTAGGAATTCATTCCATCAGTTTCAATATGAGAAG GCGTTGCCAGAAATAGTTCAAAAGATCACGAGGTTGGAGAATGAAGCTACCTTGCTTGATTCTTCTGGAGAG ACTGATCTTGCTGAATATCACAAATTGGGGCTTGATATATCTGAACTTGAAAAGAAAATCATGTCTGAGATGATTAGACCAGAGAGGGCTTTGTTATATTTGGTTCCTGGAAGGCTG GTTAAAGTGAGGGATGGTTCAACAGACTGGGGATGGGGTGTGGTTGTAAATGTGGTGAAGAAACCTCCAGCATCTGGGACTCTCCACCCTGCATTAAGTGCATCTCGCAGTAATAACTATATAGTGGATACCTTACTTCACTGCTCTTCTAGTTCCAGCGAGAATGGATCTCGTTCAAAGCCATGCCCGCCTCGCCCAGGAGAGAAGGGTGAAATGCATGTG GTGCCTGTACCATTACCTTTAGTATCTGGTATAAGCAGTGTTAGAATCAACATTCCTCCTGATCTACGACCACCTGAAGCTAGACAAAACATACTTTTTGCTGTTCAAGAACTAGGAAAGCGTTACCCCCAAGGGCTGCCGAAGCTACATCCAATCAAA GACATGGGCATTCAAGAACCTGAATTAGTTGACTTGGTTCATAAACTTGAGGACCTTGAGCAGAAACAATGCTCTCACCCACTTCACAAG TCTGGTCAAAGTGAGCAGGAACTATCATGGTACCACAGAAAAGCAGAGTTGAATCATGAAATTCAGCAACTGAAGTCAAAGATGCGAGATTCACAG CTACAAAAATTTAGAGATGAACTTAAGAACCGGTCACGCGTACTGAAGATGCTTGGTCATATTGATGCTGATGGTGTTCTCCAGTTAAAGGGGCGTGCTGCCTGTTTAATAGACACAGGGGATGAGCTGCTTATCACTGAACTTATGTTCAATG GTACATTTAAtgatcttgatcatcatcaagtTGCTTCCCTTGCTAGCTGCTTTGTACCTTGTGAAAAGTCGAGTGAGCAAATACGCTTGAGAAGTGAACTTTCTAAGCCGATGATGCAACTTCAGGAGGCTGCGAGAAAAATAGCTGAG GTACAACGAGAATGCAAACTGGAAGTAAATGTGGAGGAATATGTTGAATCAACCTGCAGACCCTACCTGATGGATGTCATATACTGCTGGTCAAAG GGGGCCACCTTCGGAGAGGTTATTGAAATGACCGACATTTTCGAAGGAAGCATCATAAGGCTTGCTAGAAGGCTGGATGAATTTCTGAAACAG TTGAAAGCAGCTGCTGGAACCGTTGGGGAGGCTAACCTTGAGAAGAAGTTTGGAGATGCGAGTGAGAGCTTAAATCGGGGTATCATGTTTGCCAACTCATTGTATCTGCAATGA
- the LOC133900405 gene encoding cleavage stimulating factor 64-like isoform X3 has translation MAAAPAGAQNRCVFVGNIPYDATEEQLVQICEEVGPVVSFRLVIDKETGKPKGYGFCEYKDEETALSARRNLQGYEINGRQLRVDFAENGRNTDRNREKGRGGPGMASSVDTQKQLTGTFVVGDTSHQPVGLPPAIHAASVMAGVLGAAQTANVQNGLPVQYGLGNDPLTHYLARMSRHQLHEIMAELKSLTTQNKELSKNLLQGIPQLPKALFQAQIMLGMVTSQMMQMTKSQQPSSSLAQSSSHLNEPFPQPDAMISVVSRPSSLPANIPPNPTVLQESTATLHNFPQYQHASQPPVKMFQHEHQSGVAAHPPMLSLPLGGSSNVPTQPTVTSVGLISQVEPPFMPQHPRQPVMPTNVQQLPLTHLHLPQVAAAPETLPNEIRVADQASHLAEFPHAPKLRKLEDGTSVPGMVNNSPPVYNAPSQAVAPSGPSGNYSAGSASFQQPENEVTQLTPDVESALLQQVLQLTPEQLSSLPLEQQQQVIQLQKMLSAGN, from the exons ATGGCCGCCGCTCCCGCGGGCGCCCAGAACCGCTGCGTCTTCG TTGGTAACATTCCATACGATGCGACGGAGGAGCAGCTTGTGCAGATTTGTGAAGAAGTCGGCCCAGTCGTATCCTTCAG ATTGGTTATTGATAAAGAAACTGGAAAGCCAAAGGGTTATGGCTTTTGCGAGTACAAGGATGAGGAGACTGCTCTAAGTGCACGCCGCAACCTTCAGGGTTATGAGATTAATGGTCGTCAGTTGCGTGTTGATTTTGCTGAAAATGGGAGGAATACTGACAGAAATAGAGAAAAG GGTCGTGGAGGACCAGGAATGGCATCTAGTGTTG ATACTCAGAAACAATTAACTGGGACTTTTGTTGTTGGAGATACAAGCCATCAGCCTGTTGGTCTTCCACCGGCAATACATGCTGCATCTGTAATGGCTGGCGTTCTTGGTGCCGCTCAAACTGCAAATGTTCAAAACGGTTTACCTGTCCAGTATGGACTTGGAAACGACCCTCTTACTCATTATTTGGCCAGAATGTCAAGGCATCAGTTGCATGAAATCATGGCTGAATTGAAG TCCTTAACTACTCAAAATAAGGAACTTTCCAAAAATTTGCTGCAAGGAATTCCACAGCTGCCGAAGGCCCTATTTCAG GCACAAATAATGCTCGGGATGGTGACATCACAGATG ATGCAGATGACAAAGAGCCAACAGCCCTCTAGCTCCTTGGCACAATCATCATCTCACCTCAATGAACCATTTCCACAGCCAGATGCTATGATTTCAGTTGTCTCAAGACCATCGAGTTTGCCAGCTAACATACCACCAAACCCAACTGTCCTGCAGGAATCAACGGCAACACTACATAATTTTCCTCAGTATCAACATGCATCTCAGCCTCCAGTCAAAATGTTTCAACATGAACATCAGTCTGGGGTGGCC GCACATCCTCCAATGCTATCTCTGCCCCTCGGCGGTTCTTCCAATGTTCCTACTCAACCCACTGTGACTTCAGTAGGCTTAATCTCACAAGTTGAGCCCCCATTTATGCCACAGCACCCTAGACAACCAGTTATGCCGACAAATGTACAACAGCTACCGTTGAcccatcttcatctccctcaG GTAGCTGCAGCACCTGAGACACTACCGAATGAAATAAGGGTGGCTGATCAAGCAAGTCATTTGGCGGAGTTTCCTCATGCTCCAAAGTTGAGAAAATTGGAGGATGGAACCTCTGTGCCTGGAATGGTAAACAACAGCCCCCCTGTTTATAATGCTCCATCTCAAGCAGTGGCTCCTAGTGGACCATCAGGGAACTATAGTGCTGGTTCTGCTAGCTTTCAGCAACCAGAGAATGAAGTGACGCAG CTCACACCCGACGTGGAATCAGCTCTTCTGCAGCAAGTATTGCAGCTGACACCTGAGCAGCTGAGTTCATTGCCAttagagcagcagcagcaggtgaTTCAGCTCCAGAAGATGCTATCAGCTGGTAACTAG
- the LOC133900405 gene encoding cleavage stimulating factor 64-like isoform X1, protein MAAAPAGAQNRCVFVGNIPYDATEEQLVQICEEVGPVVSFRLVIDKETGKPKGYGFCEYKDEETALSARRNLQGYEINGRQLRVDFAENGRNTDRNREKGRGGPGMASSVDTQKQLTGTFVVGDTSHQPVGLPPAIHAASVMAGVLGAAQTANVQNGLPVQYGLGNDPLTHYLARMSRHQLHEIMAELKSLTTQNKELSKNLLQGIPQLPKALFQAQIMLGMVTSQMMQMTKSQQPSSSLAQSSSHLNEPFPQPDAMISVVSRPSSLPANIPPNPTVLQESTATLHNFPQYQHASQPPVKMFQHEHQSGVAMFQHEHQSGVAAHPPMLSLPLGGSSNVPTQPTVTSVGLISQVEPPFMPQHPRQPVMPTNVQQLPLTHLHLPQVAAAPETLPNEIRVADQASHLAEFPHAPKLRKLEDGTSVPGMVNNSPPVYNAPSQAVAPSGPSGNYSAGSASFQQPENEVTQLTPDVESALLQQVLQLTPEQLSSLPLEQQQQVIQLQKMLSAGN, encoded by the exons ATGGCCGCCGCTCCCGCGGGCGCCCAGAACCGCTGCGTCTTCG TTGGTAACATTCCATACGATGCGACGGAGGAGCAGCTTGTGCAGATTTGTGAAGAAGTCGGCCCAGTCGTATCCTTCAG ATTGGTTATTGATAAAGAAACTGGAAAGCCAAAGGGTTATGGCTTTTGCGAGTACAAGGATGAGGAGACTGCTCTAAGTGCACGCCGCAACCTTCAGGGTTATGAGATTAATGGTCGTCAGTTGCGTGTTGATTTTGCTGAAAATGGGAGGAATACTGACAGAAATAGAGAAAAG GGTCGTGGAGGACCAGGAATGGCATCTAGTGTTG ATACTCAGAAACAATTAACTGGGACTTTTGTTGTTGGAGATACAAGCCATCAGCCTGTTGGTCTTCCACCGGCAATACATGCTGCATCTGTAATGGCTGGCGTTCTTGGTGCCGCTCAAACTGCAAATGTTCAAAACGGTTTACCTGTCCAGTATGGACTTGGAAACGACCCTCTTACTCATTATTTGGCCAGAATGTCAAGGCATCAGTTGCATGAAATCATGGCTGAATTGAAG TCCTTAACTACTCAAAATAAGGAACTTTCCAAAAATTTGCTGCAAGGAATTCCACAGCTGCCGAAGGCCCTATTTCAG GCACAAATAATGCTCGGGATGGTGACATCACAGATG ATGCAGATGACAAAGAGCCAACAGCCCTCTAGCTCCTTGGCACAATCATCATCTCACCTCAATGAACCATTTCCACAGCCAGATGCTATGATTTCAGTTGTCTCAAGACCATCGAGTTTGCCAGCTAACATACCACCAAACCCAACTGTCCTGCAGGAATCAACGGCAACACTACATAATTTTCCTCAGTATCAACATGCATCTCAGCCTCCAGTCAAAATGTTTCAACATGAACATCAGTCTGGGGTGGCCATGTTTCAACATGAACATCAGTCTGGGGTGGCCGCACATCCTCCAATGCTATCTCTGCCCCTCGGCGGTTCTTCCAATGTTCCTACTCAACCCACTGTGACTTCAGTAGGCTTAATCTCACAAGTTGAGCCCCCATTTATGCCACAGCACCCTAGACAACCAGTTATGCCGACAAATGTACAACAGCTACCGTTGAcccatcttcatctccctcaG GTAGCTGCAGCACCTGAGACACTACCGAATGAAATAAGGGTGGCTGATCAAGCAAGTCATTTGGCGGAGTTTCCTCATGCTCCAAAGTTGAGAAAATTGGAGGATGGAACCTCTGTGCCTGGAATGGTAAACAACAGCCCCCCTGTTTATAATGCTCCATCTCAAGCAGTGGCTCCTAGTGGACCATCAGGGAACTATAGTGCTGGTTCTGCTAGCTTTCAGCAACCAGAGAATGAAGTGACGCAG CTCACACCCGACGTGGAATCAGCTCTTCTGCAGCAAGTATTGCAGCTGACACCTGAGCAGCTGAGTTCATTGCCAttagagcagcagcagcaggtgaTTCAGCTCCAGAAGATGCTATCAGCTGGTAACTAG
- the LOC133900405 gene encoding cleavage stimulating factor 64-like isoform X2 yields MQLLRKGISLVGSVGNIPYDATEEQLVQICEEVGPVVSFRLVIDKETGKPKGYGFCEYKDEETALSARRNLQGYEINGRQLRVDFAENGRNTDRNREKGRGGPGMASSVDTQKQLTGTFVVGDTSHQPVGLPPAIHAASVMAGVLGAAQTANVQNGLPVQYGLGNDPLTHYLARMSRHQLHEIMAELKSLTTQNKELSKNLLQGIPQLPKALFQAQIMLGMVTSQMMQMTKSQQPSSSLAQSSSHLNEPFPQPDAMISVVSRPSSLPANIPPNPTVLQESTATLHNFPQYQHASQPPVKMFQHEHQSGVAMFQHEHQSGVAAHPPMLSLPLGGSSNVPTQPTVTSVGLISQVEPPFMPQHPRQPVMPTNVQQLPLTHLHLPQVAAAPETLPNEIRVADQASHLAEFPHAPKLRKLEDGTSVPGMVNNSPPVYNAPSQAVAPSGPSGNYSAGSASFQQPENEVTQLTPDVESALLQQVLQLTPEQLSSLPLEQQQQVIQLQKMLSAGN; encoded by the exons ATGCAGTTATTGAGGAAAGGAATCTCCTTGGTCGGctctg TTGGTAACATTCCATACGATGCGACGGAGGAGCAGCTTGTGCAGATTTGTGAAGAAGTCGGCCCAGTCGTATCCTTCAG ATTGGTTATTGATAAAGAAACTGGAAAGCCAAAGGGTTATGGCTTTTGCGAGTACAAGGATGAGGAGACTGCTCTAAGTGCACGCCGCAACCTTCAGGGTTATGAGATTAATGGTCGTCAGTTGCGTGTTGATTTTGCTGAAAATGGGAGGAATACTGACAGAAATAGAGAAAAG GGTCGTGGAGGACCAGGAATGGCATCTAGTGTTG ATACTCAGAAACAATTAACTGGGACTTTTGTTGTTGGAGATACAAGCCATCAGCCTGTTGGTCTTCCACCGGCAATACATGCTGCATCTGTAATGGCTGGCGTTCTTGGTGCCGCTCAAACTGCAAATGTTCAAAACGGTTTACCTGTCCAGTATGGACTTGGAAACGACCCTCTTACTCATTATTTGGCCAGAATGTCAAGGCATCAGTTGCATGAAATCATGGCTGAATTGAAG TCCTTAACTACTCAAAATAAGGAACTTTCCAAAAATTTGCTGCAAGGAATTCCACAGCTGCCGAAGGCCCTATTTCAG GCACAAATAATGCTCGGGATGGTGACATCACAGATG ATGCAGATGACAAAGAGCCAACAGCCCTCTAGCTCCTTGGCACAATCATCATCTCACCTCAATGAACCATTTCCACAGCCAGATGCTATGATTTCAGTTGTCTCAAGACCATCGAGTTTGCCAGCTAACATACCACCAAACCCAACTGTCCTGCAGGAATCAACGGCAACACTACATAATTTTCCTCAGTATCAACATGCATCTCAGCCTCCAGTCAAAATGTTTCAACATGAACATCAGTCTGGGGTGGCCATGTTTCAACATGAACATCAGTCTGGGGTGGCCGCACATCCTCCAATGCTATCTCTGCCCCTCGGCGGTTCTTCCAATGTTCCTACTCAACCCACTGTGACTTCAGTAGGCTTAATCTCACAAGTTGAGCCCCCATTTATGCCACAGCACCCTAGACAACCAGTTATGCCGACAAATGTACAACAGCTACCGTTGAcccatcttcatctccctcaG GTAGCTGCAGCACCTGAGACACTACCGAATGAAATAAGGGTGGCTGATCAAGCAAGTCATTTGGCGGAGTTTCCTCATGCTCCAAAGTTGAGAAAATTGGAGGATGGAACCTCTGTGCCTGGAATGGTAAACAACAGCCCCCCTGTTTATAATGCTCCATCTCAAGCAGTGGCTCCTAGTGGACCATCAGGGAACTATAGTGCTGGTTCTGCTAGCTTTCAGCAACCAGAGAATGAAGTGACGCAG CTCACACCCGACGTGGAATCAGCTCTTCTGCAGCAAGTATTGCAGCTGACACCTGAGCAGCTGAGTTCATTGCCAttagagcagcagcagcaggtgaTTCAGCTCCAGAAGATGCTATCAGCTGGTAACTAG